AGTTTGTACCGGTGAGCGTCACACCGGTAAGAGTCTGACCCTGAGCCCCGCTGTTCGGGCTTATGCCGGTCAAGGTCGGCACGCCAGGGTTCACGGTGAAGCCGTTGGTCAGCGTACCTGTTCCGTAGCTGGTAGTAACCGAAACGTCGCGGGAAGCCGGGGTCGCACCGGCTGCAATCGAGACGTTGCAGGTAAGCGACGTGGGGCTGGTCACGCTAACGCTGGTGGCCGTTACTCCAGTGCCGGAGAAGCTAACCGTTGCGCCGCTGACAAAGTTGGTGCCGGTGATGGTTGTGCTAGTTGGCCCGCTCCCTTGAACCCCATTGTTCGGAGCGATGGTGGCCACGGTCGGCGGCGGCATCATCGCCATTACCGAGCGCATGTCACCGTAGACCGTACCCGTGCTGTACAGGGTGCGGTTGCTGTAGAAGCGCATGAATGTGTTCGATGAGTAACCGCCCCAGGTCCAGTAGTAGTAAGTGCCGTCCCAGGCGATGTTCATCGGCGTGGCGCCAGAGCCGCCCATGGTCCAACTTGCAACGTACGTGATTGACCCGCCATTGAACTGTGAGCAGGGAAATGCGTAGTAGGTCGTACCGTAACCGCTGTTGCACCAGACGGTATCTCTAACTACCGCAAAGCCGTACTGGTTGGTAGATATGTTGATGGTCGTCGCGTTCACGAAGCCACCGGTGAGTGTGTACTTGTACACCGTAGTGCCGTTCGGCACGTACAGATACTGACCATCGGTGCCGCAGGCACCATTGCCAAAGTAGCTCAATGTGTACTGGGTATACGAACCAGTTGAGGTGTCGAACTTGCGCAGGGTATTACCATTGACATTGTACACATAGTTCCCGCCCGGGTCCATGCATACGACGTCTTGACTTGTCAGGAAGCTCATTGCTACCAGATCTGTCGGGGATGGATTCTGCGACTTGTCACTGCGGCGAAGATAACTATTGTTGTATGCTTTCCAGTACAGGTAGTTCGGGTCGAGCGCGTCAGTTACGTCCTCGGCGATTACATTACCCTGCTGGTCGTACACCTTATCCCAGTGCACGGTGACCGTGCCAGTTGCTGCTGAGCCTGGCTCTGCAACCGGGACGGCCGGCAGCTCGGTTGTTGGAGCCGCTGCAAGGCCAACAGCCAGCAGAACCAGCACTGCGGCGTTGATCACTGCCATTCTGCGTTTCATCTGATTTCCTTTTGGCAGCCTTTCTTGTCTCCACTGTCTGGCCGGCCGCCCTTGAGCCAAACAGCGGGTTTACCATGCAGGCAGACTTGCGCGTCGCTCCTGTCTTGACTCGGATGTAGTTCTCTGGCTCTGCGCCTAGAACTCTGCGAACCTGCCCTATAGGGCTGCGTAAGAATACACCACCTCGGTTTGCTGTCAATCGGAAACCAGCGTGCTTGTCTCGGCACCGTTTCGGCGTAATATCATGCTGATGGCACCAGAACACAGCCACGTCCGGCAGGGACGAAGCTTAATTGTTTCAATCGCGCTCAACCTCGGTTTTGCGGCGGCCGAGCTGGTACTCGGCATCGTTGCCAACTCGCTCGTGCTCGTGGCCGACTCGCTGCACGACGCCGGCGATGCGGTGGCGCTTGGTCTTTCCTACTTTGGTCTGCGCCTGTCACGTCGTGCGCCGACCCGACGGCGGACTTTCGGATACCGGAAGGTCAGAATTCTCACCGCATTCATCAACGCCCTGTTCCTTATCGGCCTGACCGTTCTCGTTGCGCGCGCCGCAATCCTTCGCATCATTAATCCAGAGCCGGTCCGAAGCCCGGTTCTCATTGCAATGGCACTGGCCGGGTTGGCGGTCAACGGTCTAGCCGTCCTGCTCCTGCGCCGGGACCGGCAGTCCCTGAACATCCGGGCGGTGATGTGGCACATGCTTGAGGACTTCTTCGGCTGGGCCGCTGTGCTTGTCGGCGGAGTTGTCATCCACTTCACCGGCTGGTTCGTCATTGACCCGATTCTGTCGCTTGCGGTCAGTGCATTCGTACTCTGGGGTGCCTGGTCGGTGTTCCGTGAGTCAACAAGCATCCTGATTGACTCGACGCCGAAAGACCTGTCATTCGATGAGGTGAGAAGCTTCATTCTCGGATTTGACCCGGCAATTGCTGGTATCCACGACCTGCACATCTGGACTTTGGGCGAGGGTGAGCGCGCCATGATGGCGCACCTTGTTGTGCCGGACCGCAACCTGGCAAGTTTCTACCCAATGCTTGTCCGGCTCGAGTGCGCGCTCCAGGACAACTACCGGATTGAGCACGTTACGCTTGAGCTGGAGTGCGACAAGTGCAAGTCCGGTGACAGGGTTTGCCTGGAGTAGGGCACGTCAGTTTCACACCCTGCGCCAGGACTGTGCTTTGAGACGGTGCTTCGCTAGTCTCGAAGCCTGATTGTTCCTGAGCTGTCCACGACAGCGTTCACTGAGATTGCGGTTAGGTGCCGGAAGATGTCCTGCCGTCCAGCTTCATTGGTTTCGAGCTCCGGTCTCAGCATGTTGATGCGGCACGGTACAACCGAAGCGGACACGAGGCTGTCACCAAGAAAGGCCGTCCGCAGAATCATGCTTGCCCGACCGTCCCGGTTCGTGAAAACAAAATTGCCCAGACTGTAGGCAATCAGCCGACCCTGATAGAACTCAAACCCGCGCAGGACATGAGGATGGCTGCCGACGACCAGGTCGGCTCCAGCCTCGACACAGCGGTAGGCAAGCAACCGGACGTAATCCTCAGGCGCACTCATCTTCTCCTTGCCCCAGTGGACGTACACCGCAACAATATCGGCGCTGTCGCGGGCTTCGGCAATGCGCTCCAGCAGCAGACGCGGGGCAAGGCATCCGGCAATACCTGGACTCGTTCTGCCCGCTTGCCAGCCGGCCGGCACGACCCGACTGAAACACAATATGGCAACCGTCTGTCCGGCAATGGTCACATACACCGGTGCTGATGCAGTTCGAATGTCCGGCCCGGCTCCGGCGTAGAGCAGACCAGCCGAGCGCAGGTGATCGAGCATCTCAAGCATCGCCGGTTTCCCAAAATCCAGCGCGTGATTGTTCGCAAGGGATACGAGCTCGATGCCGTTTTCGCGCAGACCGGGCAGCAGCCCGGGTGGAGCCTGGAATGTGTATTCCTTGCCTTTCTCGGCCCGGCCGATGGTCGAGGCCGAGCATTCGAGATTGCCCACGGTCAGGCTGTCGGACAGAAGCGAGTCGCTCACGTCGGCAAGCACGTAGTCCATGCCCTTGAGAAGACCCATTTCGCCCACTGACTGACCAAGGTGAATGTCGCCGACCCAGGAAATCACGACCGGCTGTGGCTCAGGTTCAACCGGCAGCGGTCTGGTCGTGTCCAACTGCCGGGCATTGTCCGACGTCACTGGGGTACTGCCCGCGGTCAACAGCAGAAACAGGAATATCGCCAACAACTGGTACATGGTCAGATGCTAAGCTTACTCGCCGGTCTGCCCGACACAAGCTGAAGCAAACTAGACTCGCAGCCGCCGCAGCCGAAGCGAATTGGTAACGACATTGATTGAGGACAGCGCCATCGCCACCTCGGCAACTATCGGATGTAGAAGGCCGAGCATCGCAATTGGTATTGCCACCGTGTTGTAGAAGAAAGCCCAGAACAGGTTCTGCCGAATCTTATTGAAGGTGGCATGCGACAGTCTGACAGCCGATACTACGCCGGACAGGTCGCCCCGCACCAGCGTCACGTCCGACGATTCGATGGCGATATCCGTACCGGTGCCGATGGCAATGCCGACGTCCGCGGCCTTGAGCGCCGGCGCATCATTGATGCCGTCACCGACCATTGCCACCGGACCGAACTCT
Above is a window of candidate division WOR-3 bacterium DNA encoding:
- a CDS encoding IPT/TIG domain-containing protein, which encodes MKRRMAVINAAVLVLLAVGLAAAPTTELPAVPVAEPGSAATGTVTVHWDKVYDQQGNVIAEDVTDALDPNYLYWKAYNNSYLRRSDKSQNPSPTDLVAMSFLTSQDVVCMDPGGNYVYNVNGNTLRKFDTSTGSYTQYTLSYFGNGACGTDGQYLYVPNGTTVYKYTLTGGFVNATTINISTNQYGFAVVRDTVWCNSGYGTTYYAFPCSQFNGGSITYVASWTMGGSGATPMNIAWDGTYYYWTWGGYSSNTFMRFYSNRTLYSTGTVYGDMRSVMAMMPPPTVATIAPNNGVQGSGPTSTTITGTNFVSGATVSFSGTGVTATSVSVTSPTSLTCNVSIAAGATPASRDVSVTTSYGTGTLTNGFTVNPGVPTLTGISPNSGAQGQTLTGVTLTGTNFNGGNAQVIFSTPGVTATNVVVNSHTQITCDINIAAGTTPGAGTVQVQTNGGTSGTQPFTVTAGQPSLTAIVPNSGVQGQTIVGVTLTGTNFNGGSAAVGFANPGVTASNVVVVSHTTITCDVTITSGAAVGAGDVMVTTAGGTGTLTGGFTVIAALPSWPKGWHEAKSMPKTPTDKAPKDGAWMALHAAGTDANPVIYVAKGNKATDFYMYDPLAGDSGTWYEKKPIPGNEGTKLKPPSKGCVGVSDGVQYVYMTKGNNTLGFWRYDAVANTWDSMPGVPEGPYGKRVKGGTDMVFASYKDTGCVYLLKGYKTEFYRYNPVAGRWDTLPEVPYGGNAKKYDKGSFL
- a CDS encoding cation diffusion facilitator family transporter, whose amino-acid sequence is MAPEHSHVRQGRSLIVSIALNLGFAAAELVLGIVANSLVLVADSLHDAGDAVALGLSYFGLRLSRRAPTRRRTFGYRKVRILTAFINALFLIGLTVLVARAAILRIINPEPVRSPVLIAMALAGLAVNGLAVLLLRRDRQSLNIRAVMWHMLEDFFGWAAVLVGGVVIHFTGWFVIDPILSLAVSAFVLWGAWSVFRESTSILIDSTPKDLSFDEVRSFILGFDPAIAGIHDLHIWTLGEGERAMMAHLVVPDRNLASFYPMLVRLECALQDNYRIEHVTLELECDKCKSGDRVCLE
- a CDS encoding CapA family protein, with amino-acid sequence MYQLLAIFLFLLLTAGSTPVTSDNARQLDTTRPLPVEPEPQPVVISWVGDIHLGQSVGEMGLLKGMDYVLADVSDSLLSDSLTVGNLECSASTIGRAEKGKEYTFQAPPGLLPGLRENGIELVSLANNHALDFGKPAMLEMLDHLRSAGLLYAGAGPDIRTASAPVYVTIAGQTVAILCFSRVVPAGWQAGRTSPGIAGCLAPRLLLERIAEARDSADIVAVYVHWGKEKMSAPEDYVRLLAYRCVEAGADLVVGSHPHVLRGFEFYQGRLIAYSLGNFVFTNRDGRASMILRTAFLGDSLVSASVVPCRINMLRPELETNEAGRQDIFRHLTAISVNAVVDSSGTIRLRD